A stretch of the Bacillus licheniformis DSM 13 = ATCC 14580 genome encodes the following:
- the rnmV gene encoding ribonuclease M5 has protein sequence MKIKEIIVVEGRDDTAKIKSAVDADTIETNGSAIGEDVIKRIRLAQETRGVIILTDPDFPGEKIRKTIAEKVPGCKHAFLPKHLAKPKNKRGIGVEHASLEAIRECLMTVQEEMEATEPEIEARDLIEAGLIGGPLAKQRRERLGEILNIGYTNGKQLQKRLQMFQIKKSDYLSALDAVLREEEHE, from the coding sequence ATGAAGATTAAAGAAATCATCGTTGTCGAAGGCCGTGATGACACCGCTAAAATCAAATCGGCTGTTGATGCAGATACGATCGAAACGAACGGATCTGCCATAGGGGAAGACGTCATCAAACGGATTCGGCTCGCCCAGGAAACGCGCGGGGTTATTATTTTAACCGATCCCGATTTCCCGGGGGAAAAAATCAGAAAAACGATTGCAGAAAAGGTCCCCGGCTGCAAGCATGCATTTTTGCCCAAGCATTTGGCAAAGCCTAAAAATAAACGCGGAATCGGTGTCGAACACGCTTCGCTTGAAGCGATCCGCGAATGCTTAATGACCGTTCAGGAGGAAATGGAAGCGACGGAACCTGAGATTGAGGCCCGGGATTTAATCGAAGCCGGCCTGATCGGAGGCCCGCTGGCAAAACAAAGGCGGGAGCGGCTCGGCGAAATATTGAATATCGGCTATACAAATGGGAAACAGCTTCAAAAGCGGCTGCAAATGTTTCAGATCAAAAAGAGTGATTATTTAAGCGCACTGGATGCTGTGCTGCGGGAGGAAGAACATGAATAA
- a CDS encoding G5 and 3D domain-containing protein: MRWFSHNKRDGGLAEKIERRVDRLVDTLYNLPEEKEAFFIIQKMKKLFSVKLSKSRWILIAAGLLVAGSGTAYGAHELAKQQVTISINGKKQDVRTNAKTVGELLKSLDIETRKEDHISPAEDTKLTANMNVEYVAAKPVHFTVDGQEKEIWTTAGTVGKLLKDLNLELAEHDQIDPSVDKEITKDMKLTLQRAFKVTVKDAGKDKDLWTTSTTVADFLKHHKISIKGDDEVKPALDKKLTKDQAIHITRIKKVTDVVEENIPFEVRKKEDDSLEKGKEKVVQDGKHGKLKKHYAVVMKNGKEVSRELIKEETAAESKAKIIAVGTKQAAVAKVSANVSRGNQSSGKEFYVSSTAYTASCNGCSGHTATGVNLKNNPGAKVIAVDPSVIPLGSKVHVEGYGYAVAADTGSAIKGRKIDVFFPNKSTAYRWGNKRVKIKVLN, from the coding sequence ATGAGGTGGTTTTCCCATAATAAAAGAGATGGCGGGCTTGCGGAGAAAATAGAGAGGAGGGTTGACAGGCTTGTAGATACTCTATATAATCTCCCCGAGGAGAAGGAGGCGTTTTTCATCATACAAAAAATGAAAAAGCTGTTTTCCGTAAAGCTTAGCAAAAGCAGATGGATTCTGATTGCTGCTGGACTGCTTGTCGCAGGGAGCGGAACTGCTTACGGAGCACATGAGCTCGCTAAACAGCAAGTCACCATTTCGATAAACGGGAAAAAGCAGGATGTTCGCACGAATGCTAAAACCGTAGGTGAACTGCTGAAAAGCTTAGACATCGAGACGAGGAAAGAAGATCACATCTCTCCCGCTGAAGATACAAAATTAACGGCGAACATGAATGTTGAATATGTTGCCGCAAAACCTGTTCATTTCACGGTCGACGGACAGGAAAAGGAAATCTGGACAACAGCGGGTACAGTCGGCAAACTTCTGAAAGACTTAAATTTAGAGTTGGCGGAACACGATCAAATTGACCCCTCAGTTGATAAAGAAATAACGAAAGATATGAAGCTGACTTTGCAAAGGGCTTTTAAAGTAACCGTAAAGGATGCCGGTAAAGATAAAGACCTATGGACGACTTCGACTACGGTCGCTGACTTTTTAAAACATCATAAGATCAGCATAAAAGGCGATGATGAAGTTAAGCCTGCGCTTGATAAAAAGCTGACGAAAGATCAGGCGATTCACATTACTCGTATCAAAAAAGTCACCGATGTAGTGGAAGAGAACATCCCTTTTGAAGTCCGGAAAAAAGAGGACGATTCACTTGAAAAGGGGAAAGAAAAAGTTGTACAGGACGGTAAACATGGCAAGCTTAAAAAGCACTATGCCGTTGTTATGAAAAACGGCAAGGAAGTTTCCAGAGAACTGATTAAAGAGGAAACGGCAGCCGAAAGCAAAGCCAAAATCATCGCTGTCGGTACAAAGCAAGCCGCAGTGGCTAAAGTCAGCGCGAATGTATCGCGCGGAAATCAATCCTCAGGAAAGGAATTTTATGTATCCTCTACAGCTTATACAGCAAGCTGCAACGGATGCTCAGGCCACACTGCGACCGGCGTTAATTTGAAAAATAATCCCGGCGCTAAAGTGATCGCTGTCGATCCGAGCGTTATTCCGCTGGGTTCCAAAGTACATGTAGAAGGATATGGCTATGCGGTTGCGGCCGATACAGGCTCAGCCATCAAAGGCCGAAAAATCGATGTATTCTTTCCGAATAAGTCTACAGCTTACCGCTGGGGAAACAAAAGAGTTAAAATCAAGGTGTTGAACTAA
- a CDS encoding TatD family hydrolase: protein MLFDTHAHLNAEQFNEDLEEVIARAKEEKVEHIVVVGFDRPTIKRAMELIEEYDFIYAAIGWHPVDAIDMTDEDLAWIKDLSAHEKVVAIGEMGLDYHWDKSPKDVQKEVFRKQIALAKEVGLPIVIHNRDATEDVVSILREEGAEEVGGIMHCYTGSAEIAQECIDMNFYLSFGGPVTFKNAKKPKEVVKQIPNDRLLIETDCPYLTPHPYRGKRNEPSYVKLVAEQIAELKGMTYEEIAAVTTENAKKLFGIS, encoded by the coding sequence ATGTTATTTGATACACATGCTCATTTAAACGCCGAGCAATTTAACGAGGATTTGGAAGAAGTCATTGCTCGGGCAAAGGAAGAAAAAGTGGAGCACATTGTCGTGGTAGGATTCGATCGTCCGACGATCAAGCGTGCGATGGAATTGATTGAAGAATACGATTTTATTTATGCAGCCATCGGGTGGCATCCGGTTGACGCAATTGATATGACCGATGAAGATTTGGCTTGGATCAAAGACCTGTCCGCCCATGAGAAAGTTGTGGCGATCGGAGAAATGGGACTTGATTATCATTGGGATAAGTCGCCGAAGGACGTTCAAAAAGAGGTGTTCAGAAAACAGATCGCTTTGGCAAAAGAAGTCGGCTTGCCAATCGTGATTCACAACCGTGATGCAACGGAGGATGTCGTTTCTATTTTGCGGGAAGAAGGGGCCGAGGAAGTCGGCGGGATCATGCACTGTTATACAGGAAGCGCTGAAATTGCACAAGAGTGCATCGATATGAATTTCTACCTATCTTTCGGCGGACCCGTCACATTTAAAAACGCCAAAAAACCGAAGGAAGTGGTCAAACAAATACCAAATGACCGGCTTTTAATTGAGACGGACTGCCCGTATTTAACGCCGCATCCATACAGAGGAAAGCGGAATGAACCTAGCTATGTCAAACTTGTCGCCGAACAGATTGCCGAATTAAAAGGAATGACTTATGAAGAAATAGCGGCCGTCACCACAGAAAATGCAAAAAAACTTTTCGGCATCAGCTGA